GATGATTTCGGAGTACAACAGCGACGGCGACTTCCTGCGACGCATAGTCGAACCCGACCCGGACGAAACCGGGGTTCCGCTGTCCGTGGGGCACCCCCAGCAAGTGGCCGTCGACTGCAACGGAAACATCTACTACGCCGACATGAACCTTGTCGTGAGCGGCGGCAGCCTCGGTCCCGGCCCCGACGGCAAGATCCGCCGCGTAGGCCTCGACCTGGCTGGCAACGGAAGAACCCCCGAAATCATAAAGTCGGGCCTCTCGTTTCCCGACGGCGTGGCGGTCTTCCCCGGCGACCTGGAGGCACCCTGACGTGAAACCCAATATACCCGGGCTGGCCCTGCTCGCCGTTGCCCTGCTCCTGCCAACGATTCCATGTGCCGCCGCCGACTGGCCAGCGCTCGGAGGTGGCCCTCTGCGCACTTACTACAACCCCGCCGAGACCACGCTCACCCGTGAGAACCTCCCGCAACTGGTCGAGAAGTGGTCCTTCCAGACCGGCAAGATAGTCTCGGCCACCCCTGCGGTGGCCACCGTAGAAGTCGCTGGCGAGGGCGCCGTGCCGATGGTTTTCATCTCCTCGTGGGACGGCAACGTCTACGCACTTCGCCTCGCCGACGGCAGCGAGTTGTGGAGATTTGTCACTGCAGATCAACCGGGCGCCTCCTATCCAAACACCGCCACCGCCCATGTCGAAGACGTGGGCGGCACGACCACCGTATTCGTCTCGGGAGGCGAGACCATGTACTCGCTCGACGCCGCAACGGGCACAGAGAACTGGCACTTCGAGGCGGGCACCGGCTGTGCCGACCCGCCTGGGTTGTGTTCTTTTGACGGAGAACGCAACGAGATCGAAACTGCCGTAGTGCTAACCAACGGCATGGTGATGTTCGGCATGGACGTCAACGACCAGGAAACCGGCAAAGGCGGATTCTTCGCCGTCGACGCCGCCGACGGGCGCCTGGCCTGGTACTTTGACCTCGAGACCGGCGCCACCTGTACGCCGGATCCGGCCGACAACATACGCGGCTTTGACGGATACCACACCGAGGGAGAACTGGGCCTGCCCGCAGGATTCCTGTCAACCCGAGCCGGCTGCGACTTCGACCGTTCGATAACCGGCTGCGGCAACGTGTGGTCGGCTGCCGCGGTCGACCAGGGACGTGGGCTGGTCTACTTCGGCAGCAGCAACTGCAACACAGACAGCGATCCGGCTACGCCCAAGCCCGGCCCCACCATGCCGCTGTACGACGAAGCCCTGGTGGCTCTCAATCTTGATGGCACCCCGGCGTGGACGTGGCGACCGCGCGAGGTAGACAACCTCGACCTTGCCTTCGGCGCCAGCCCCAACCTGTTCACGATAAACTTCGACGGCGACGACCGCGAGGTCGTGGGCATCGGGGGCAAGGACGGCACTTACTACGTCATCGACCGCGACGGAGTTAACGAGTCGACGGGCGTTGCCTGGGACGACGTCGACCCCTCGGCGCTGCCCTACTGGGCTACCAACCTGGTGCCCGGTGGTTACGCCGGTGGCATGACGGCATCGCCGGCCATCGACGAAGACCGCCGCCTCGTCTACGCGGCCACCGCGCCGGGACTCGACATCATCAACCCGCAGCAGCCCACGGTACACGCCATCAACATGGACGACGGCAGCGTCACCTGGCAGAACACCGGCGAGAGGGGCGGCCACGCCGACGCCAACTTCGGGCCGGTAAGCGCGGTGCCCGGGCTGGTCATGGTGGGCACGGTGTTCACCAACGTGTTGCGTTTTTATGACGCCGACAGCGGCGAGCGGCTGGCCACTCGCTACCTGGGGTCTTCGGTGGCATCGTCGGCAGTAGTTTCTGGCGGAACACTCGTGATCGGACACGGGTTGGGGGAACGATCGGCCAACACTTCGAGCGCTTCGACCATCGTGGCCAACGTCCCCTCGAAGGTCTACGCGTTCTGCGCGGCCGGGACCCCCGGCTGTGCGGGCTTGTGGAGCGGACGAAAGTTGTCGCTCAAGGATTTCGACTTGCGCCCCGACAAGCGAAAGCTCCTGGTGCTGAGCAAGGACGAGGAACTGGTGGTGCCGGTCGCCGGACAACCGCAGGACCCACTGACCGGTGGTGCCGAGCTGAGACTCTACAACCCTTCGACGGCCGAGCAGCAGGTCTTCTCACTGCCGGCTTCCGGTTGGAAAGGCCTCGGTCAGCCGGCCGGCTCCAAGGGCTACCGCTACAAGGACTCGCAACAGGTCAACGGCGCCTGCAAGTCGGTGAAGCTGGTGGTGGGCAAAGTGTTCAAGGCCCTGTGCAAAGGTGCCACTATAAACTTCACCCTAAACGAAGCGGGGCAGGGCTCGCTGGCCGTGGCCCTCACCACTGGCGGTGGCAGCGACCCCTTCGTTTGTGCCCTGTGGGGAGGAACCCTCAGGGTTGATCAGGGCACCGGCGTCAACGGAAAAGGAAAATTTCTGGCCATCAATAGCGCCCGGCCCGCCGTCTGCCCCTGAACCGGCTCTTTTTTCAGCCGGTGCAGCGTTCCGACCCACCCGGTCGGGGGGGTAGCCATGATCTCTGCCCTTGACGTAAACCACCCCGTGGAACTACAGTTGGCAGAGAAAGCCAAGGGAGGCCACACATGACACGCCATCTAAGTATCTTCGCAGTCGCTATCACAGTAGTAGTTATAGCTGCCGTTTCCGCGCAGGCCGCAAGCACCAAGTACCAGTCAAGCGTAGTGCCTGTCGTTGCCGACATGGCCGGTGCCACGGCCTTCCCGACTATGGCGGCGGGCAAGGTCCTGATGAAGGGCAACGGCAAGTGCAAGGCCAAACTGTCCGGTGTCACGGACGGAGTGGGCATACCGGTTAGTACCGACAACTCGATGAAGCTCACCGGCGTGGTGACCGGCGACGAATACATCGTGGTGCTCGGCGGCAACTTCCCCGGCATGGGAACTGTTTTTGAATTCAACATTGCAGTTGAACTGAAGTCGGGCAAGGGAGCCGCCAAGGTTGACCAGTCGTCGCAGTTCGCGCTGATACCCGCCGGGGTTCACCGGGCCGCGGTATTAGACAAGCTCGAGATCTACGAACCTCCCCTCCCGGCTGACTGGGCCGCCTGCAAACTTGTCATCGATGCTGGTGGCACGGTGGTAGACGACCCCAACAACCCCTGCAAAACAGGCCTGATGGTGGGCGCCTCGGGAGTCCTAATTCCCTGATCCGTTTCGTGGCCTGGTGAAAGTGCCGGGTCACGAAGTGCTGCGCAATACGCTGCGCCGGAATAACGCCGGCAGCAACGCGCGCAACACGTAACCCGCCGCGATGAAGCGCGGCCAGGTCAGTTCGCGACGGCCGCTCTCGATGGCGGCCAGCACCTGCTCCACCAGCTCGGAGGTCTCGACCATGCTGCGCTTGGCCACCGCGGGCATGGCGGCCAGCGCCTCATCGTCAAAAAACGCTGTTCGCACGGTGCCGGGATAGACCGTCAGCACGCTCACGCCGCTGCCTTCCAGCTCCAACGACAGCGCCTCGGCAAGGCCGCTCAGCGCGAACTTGCTCGCCGCGTAGGCGCTCTCCCCGGGCACCGCCAGGCGCCCGGCCACCGAAGAGACGAAGACCAGGCGACCGCGGCCCCTGGCAACAATGGCCGGCAGCAACAAGCGGGTCCAGTACAACGAGCCGAGGTAGTTGACCCTGATCATTCTCTCCATATCGTCAAGGTCCCAGTCCAGGAAGGACCGGTGATGCCCGTAGCCCGCGTTGTTGACCAACAGGTCGACCGCGCCCAGCTCGCGCTCCAGCATGGCCGCGCACTCTTCCACGCGCGCGCGATCGGCCACGTCGCAGTCGAGCAACAGTGGCCGCGGCGCGCCCGCCTCGATCAGCTCGGTGGCCAGGAGTTCGAGCTCGGGCAAGCGGCGGGCGACCAGCGCCAGCTTCATCCCACGCCGTCCCAGCGCCAAGGACAACTCGCGGCCTATGCCACTCGACGCCCCCGTGACCAGGGCCGAGCCGCCAGGTGTGATGACACGGGAGTCGGCGGGTACGGTCACAGCAATTCCTCGGCCAGGCCGCGCAGCGAGTCGATCGCTTCCGGAGACCTGCTCCAAGGCGCGACCACGAGCCGGTCAACGCCGGCGTCCTCGTAACGGCACAGGTCGTCGCGGCTGACCACTCCCGCGCCAACCGAGTTTTCAAACGGCCTGGCCTCAGTGCCCGCGTCGCGGCGGTAGCTATCCAGGCGCTCGACCAGTTCGGCCGACTGCGCGGGGGTGTTACCCACCCCTATCCAACCGTCACCCACGCGGGCGGCTCGACGCAAGGCCGCGTTGGACTGCCCCCCCACGTGAACCGGGGGTCCGCCGACGGTCGGCGGCTTGGGCTCGAACATCACGGGTTCGAAGTCAAAAAATTCGCCGTGGTGCTCGATCTCACGTTCGTTCCACAACCGACGGCACACGACTATGGCCTCTTCGAGGCGCCGGCCACGAGATGAAAACTCCACGCCAGCCACCCGGCACTCACTCTCAAGCCAACCAGCGCCGACCCCGAACAGCGCCCGGCCACCCGACAGCAGGTCGAGCGTCTGCACGGCCCTCGCGCCGACCAGCGGATGCCTGAGACCCAGCAGGTAGACGTGGCTGCCCAGTTTTATCTGCTCGGTGCGTGCAGCCAGGAAGGACAGGTACGCAAAACAGTCGAACACCGGCGTGTCGGGGGGGACCGGCGGATGATCGCCGGCCAGCGGAGACCCCGACATTGCCACGGGAAAAACCAGGTGCTCGGGCAACCACAATGACTCGAAACCGAGCCGGTCGGCTTCCACCGCCACCTCGAGATGAAAGGCCGGGTTGAGCACCCCGAGAGCGACCCCCAGTTTCACTGCTCGTCGTCCTCGACCGAAGTGGGAAGATGGAACGAACCGTCCTCGCCCCTGCTCCATCCGCCCGCGCAGTGTTCGCCGCCGTCAACGTGCAGCGTGTCTCCCGTGATGAAAGCCGCGCCGTCACCGGCCAGGAAGAGAGCGGCAGCAGCCACGTCCTCTGCCCTGCCCTCGCGCGCAAGCGGCAACCCGCTCGGGACCACCGGCATGCCCTCGGTAACGATAGCGTCGGGGGCTATGCAGTTGACCCTTATACCGCGCCCGCCCAGTTCGAGGGCCAGCGAGCGGGTGAGGCTTTCTACAGCGGCTTTCATCGCCGCGTACACGGCAAACCCGGGCGCCGCGCGATGGGCTTCTACCGACGTGATGTTGATTATCGAAGCGCCCTCGCCCAGGTGTGCGGAGACGGCGCGGATCACGTTGACAACGCTGCCGAAGTTTTCGTCGACCAGGGAGTCCACGCCCTTGTCGCTCAGGCCGACAAATTCACCCGCGAAGGTGCCGCCGGCGTTGTTGATCACCACGTCGAGACGGCCCAGCCCCTCGACCGCGGCCTGCACGAAGGCGCGCACAGCGTCAGGGTCACGAAGGTCAAGGCAGACGTCGACCACCTTGCTACCACGCGAACGCAGCTCCTCGGCCAGCAGGGCAATCTCGTCGCCCTCGCGGTCACAAAGGGCCAGCGACGCTCCCGCGTCGGCAAGCGCCAGCGCCATGGCGCGTCCCAGCCCGCGCGCAGCACCGGTCACAATCGCGGCTTTGCCGTCCAGCGTCCCTTTCACTGACTCCCCACCGCGTTCAACCTATCCACCCGCCAGCGCGAAGTGAAGAACCAGACCGTTCAGCGTTTTTGAACGTACTCCCGCACGCTCCACTGGCAACGATCGGCGACCAGGCGATCGTAGTCGGCACGCAGCACGTCGTGGCCAGGCGCCGCGGCCAGCTCCTGTTCCAGGCCTCTGACCCCCGGGGCCAGCCAGAACTCGATAAAAGCATCCCACCGTTCACCACCCTCCGACAACCTATCCTCAACCTCGTTGGCCACGCAACCCACCAGCCCCGGACAAGCGGTCATCAGCGACGGCAGGTGATCGTTGGCCAGCCTGTCAACGAAGCTCTCGGCCGACAGCCCCGCGACTCGGCGAAGGGCCACGACCAACTTGTCGTTCTCCGTCACTGTTGCGAGCTCGCCTGCTGGCGCGGCCCTTACGACACGCTCACCGGTAACCCAGGAAGTTGCCGCTGACATGAACCGGGCAACGTCTTCGTGAACCACGCGGGCGCCCTCGTCTGAGTCGTAAAGGCGCTCTTGGTAATCCTGCAGGGAGTCGAAACACAGTTGCCCTATACTGTCCACGGGCGCGGGCGACGCCCCCCCTTCTTCGTCCCGGACAATGTTAACGGTGTAGCGCCGCATGGTCGGGTGATGTTTGAGGGCCAGCGGTACGTGGTCGCCGAGCAACATACGGGCGTAATCGGCCCGTGTGAGTTGCGGCAAGCGAGAACAGAAGAACAGTAATTTCACCAACTGCGAAGCCCTCCACCAAATGCTGCCACCAAGGCAGCTCGACCATATCACGGTTATAACACCGGAGGACAGCAACCGAGTGTTCCATCCATAGGCTGCCCTCCGCGTAGCCTCACGAGCAGGTGTCCCGTCATTATCACTGCGCCGGGCGAGCGCCAGGCGACGAGGCACTTTACTTGGCACGGCCGCAGTTTTAAGTACCCGTTGCCGCACCCTGGGAGAATAGCTCTATGCAAGTTGACGACATGATTCTGGTAAGCGTGGACGACCACGTCGTGGAGCCCCCCGACATGTTCGAGCAACACCTTGCCGACAAGTGGAAATCACGCGCGCCGCGCGTGGTGCGCAAGAAGGACGGCTGCGACGTGTGGCTGTTCGAGGGAGCACAGATCCCCAACATCGGGCTGAACGCGGTGGCCGGTCGCCCGCCCAAAGAGTACGGTGTCGAGCCGACTTCCTACGACCAGCTCAGGCGCGCGACCTGGGACGTCGACGCGCGCATCGACGACATGAACGCCAACGGCGTGCTCGCCTCCATGTGTTTTCCTTCCTTTCCTTCCTTCGCCGGCCAGCTGTGGGCCAACTGCGAAGACAAGGAACTCGCGCTGGTCATGCTGCGCGCCTACAACGACTGGCACGTCGACCAGTGGTGTGGTGCCCACCCCGGCAGGTTCATCCCACTGGCAGCGCCCATCTTGTGGGACCCCGACGAGATGGGCAACGAAATCCGCCGACTGGCCAAAAAGGGATGCCACGCCATCAGTTTCTCTGAGAACCCGACCAAGCTGGGCTTCCCCAGCCTCCACGATCACTACTGGGACCCCCTGTGGCAGGCCTGCTCGGACGAAGGCACCTCGGTGTGCATACACATCGGCTCGGGAGAAGGCATGGTGTTTACTTCCATGGACTCACCGGTGGACGTGATGATAACCGTGTCTCCGATCAACGTGTTCGGCTGCGCTGCCGACCTGGTCTGGTCTAGAGTCCTGAGAGATTACCCCGACCTGAGCATAGTGCTGTCCGAGGGCGGCATAGGATGGATTCCCTACCTTCTCGAACGCATGGACTACGTGTACAAGCAGCACCACCTGTGGACGCACCAGGACTTTGCCGGCAAAACCCCCAGCCAGGTATTTCGCGAGCACATAACCACCTGCTTCATCGACGATAAGACCGGCGTGGAGCTGCGCCACCACATCGGCGTGGACAACATTACCTGGGAGTGTGACTACCCGCACTCCGACAGCACCTGGCCGCACTCTCCCGAGAGCCTCGCCCGTTGCCTGGAAGGAGTCCCCGACGACGAGGTCAACAAGATTTCGTTTGAGAACGCGCTCAGGGTTTTTCGTCTCGACCCGTTCGCCACCCTGTCGCGCGAGGAATGCACGGTGGCGGCGCTGAGAGCCAGGGCCGGGCACGTGGACCTCGAGCCCCGCAGCCAGGGCGGCAACCCACCCGTGGATGACCCCAACGCAGCGGTCACTTCGCAGCACATCATTGACCAGCTTTCGACGGCCTTCGCGTCACCCTTCGAACAGGCCTGACCCCAACCCACAACACGAGGAGAATAAAATATGCGTTTCAAGGACAAGGTGGCCGTGGTCACTGGTGCGGGACAAGGCATAGGCGAAGCCTACGCCAAGGGACTGGCTGCCGAGGGCGCCGCCCTCGTGGTGGCCGAGCTCAACGCCGAGCAGGGCCAACGCGTGGCCGGCGAAATCGAAGCGGCGGGCGGGCGGGCGCTGTTCGTTGAAACCGACGTGTCCAACGAAGAGTCTACCGTTGCCATGGGCAAGGCGGCCGTCGAAGCCTTCGGCGGCGTCGACTACCTGGTCAACAACGCGGCCATCTACGCGGGCATGGAAATGCACTCCATGCTCGACATGCCCATGGACTACTGGGATCGTTTCATGCGCGTGAACGTAAACGGCGCACTGCTGGCAACACGGGCCGTCTACGAGTCGATGACCGAGCGCGGTGGCGGAGCCATCGTCAACCAGTCGTCCACCGCAGCGTGGATGGCGGCGGGGTACTACGGCATCGCCAAGCTGGCCCTGCACGGCATAACCCACTCGCTGGCGGCCGAGATGGGCTGGCGCAACATACGTGTAAACGCGATCGCTCCCGGGCCCGTAGACACCGCGGCCACCCGCGGAGTGGTACCCGACGGGATCATCGACGACATCGTCAATGGACTGCATCTCAAGCGGGTGGGTCAACCCACCGACATGGTAGGCACCTGCCTGTTCCTGCTGTCGGACGACGCGTCCTGGGTCACCGCCCAGATACTCGCCGTAGACGGCGGACAGATAATCCGTGCCTGAAACCGGCAGCGTCACCCGGCTGCTGCCGCTGCTGACCGATTCCAACCGTCACTTCTGGGAAGGCGGCGGCGAGAACAAGCTCAACTTTCTCCACTGCGCCGCCTGCAGCCACTACGTTCACCCCCCGCTTCCGAACTGCCCGCTGTGTATGCAACGAGACCTGGAGGTCCGCTCCGTGTCGGGGCGCGCCTCGCTGTTGAGCTGGACGGTCAATCACCAGCCGTGGATACCGGGCTTCGACCCTCCCTACGTCATCGCCCTGGTGGCGATCGAAGAACAGCCGACCCTGCGACTGATGACCAATATCGTCGACTGCAAAATAGAAAACCTCGTTGACGGACTGCAACTGGAGGTCGTGTTTGAAAATGCGGGCGAAGGAGTCTTCCTGCCCTTGTTCAAACCCGTGGACGGCCCCGCGTGACGACCGCGCTGGAAGGCAACGCCGCGATCACCGGGATAGGCCAGTCCGAGGTCGGCCGCCGCCTGGGCCGTGACCCGCTGGCGCTCACCGTCGATGCCTGCTTGCAGGCCCTCGAAGACGCCGGCCTCGAGCGCGGCGACATAGACGGGTTGTCTACCTACCCCGGGGCCATGGTTCCCGGCGCGCCGGGATTCAGCGGCGCGGGCGTGAGCCAGGTGCAGGAAGCGCTGCGCCTTGATCTTGACTGGTACTGCGGGGGCCTCGAACAGCCCGGCCAGTTCGGCTCGGTGATCAACGCGTGCATGGCGGTAGCCACGGGGCTGGCCCGCCACGTGCTCTGCTTTCGCACGGTGTGGGAATCCACCGCGCAGGGCGAGGGGCACCGCGCCGGCCTGGGCACATCGCAGGGCGCAGACTTTCGAGCCACGGGCGACATGCAGTGGAGCCTGCCCTTCGGCGCGGCGTCGGCCGCCTGCTGGATAGCCATGTACGCGCAGCGCCACTTCATAGAGTTCGGCACCACGCGGGAACAGCTCGCGTGGATCGCGCTCAACGACAGGCGTAACGCAGCCCTCAACCCGGCCGCCATTTACCGAGACCCCATGACCCTGGACGACTACATGTCGGTGCGCATGATCTCCACGCCGTTCTGCCTCTACGACTGCGACGTGCCGGTGGACGGGGCAACGGCCGTGATCGTGTCGGCGGTCGAACCGGCAGCGGACACCCGCAACCCACCGCTGGTGGTACAAGGCGTGGGCTCGGCCATCCACGGACGCCCGAGCTGGGACCAGTGGGACGACCTCACTACCATGGCGCTCCGCGACGCGGCCACGATGATGTGGAAACGCAGTGACCTGTCGCCCGCCGACGTGCAGGTGGCCGAGCTATACGACGGCTTCAGTTTCATAGCCCTCGCCTGGCTCGAAGCGCTGGGCTTCTGCCCACGAGGCCAGGGCGGTGCTTTCATCGACGGCGGCCAACGCATAGCGCTCGACGGCGAACTGCCGCTGAATACCAATGGGGGCCAGCTGTCTGGCGGGCGACTGCACGGCTACGGACTACTGCACGAAGCCTGCATACAGCTGTGGGGCCGTGGCGAAGACCGCCAGGTAGCCGGCGACCCCGCCGTGGCCGTTACGGCGGCCGGAGGAGGCCCCCTGGCAGGGTGCCTCCTGCTCGCCCGCGACTGATCGCGGGCGCTGGTCCACACACAGGCCGGGCTGCCGCGCAGTTGCCCGCACGTGCTAAACTGCTTGTCAGTGGCGCCCCTCGGCGCCCACAACCGTGGAACTACTCACCGACCCCCAAGCCTGGTTGGCACTCGCCACCCTTACAGTGCTCGAAATAGTGCTGGGCATAGACAACATCATTTTCATTACCGTTCTCTGCGACCGCCTTCCCGAGGAACAGAGGCACCGGGCGAGGATCACCGGCCTGGGCGGGGCGGTGGTCGGCCGCCTGCTGCTGTTGACTACGGTGGTGTGGATTATCCGCTTGTCCGAACCCTTGTTCGTGGCCCTGGGCCGCGAGATATCTCCGAGGGACCTGATACTCGCCGGGGGAGGCCTGTTCCTGCTGGCCAAGGCCACGCGAGAAATTCACGCGACCATGGAAAGCGACGTAGAAGAAGCCGGCCAGTCGTCCAGGACCACGATGGCTGCCGTGCTGGCGCAGATACTGGTGCTCGACCTGGTGTTCTCTATCGACTCGGTAATCACCGCGGTGGGCATGGCCGAACAACTGGAGGTGATGATGGCGGCGGTGGTAATCGCCATAGGCTTCATGATGTTCTTTGCCGCCTCCGTGGGAGACTTCGTCAACCGCCACCCCAGCGTCAAGATGCTCGCGCTCAGCTTCCTGTTGCTGGTGGGCGTGGCGCTTATTGCCGACGGAATGCACGTACACATTCCTCGCGGCTACATTTACTTTGCGATGTCGTTCTCCTTCTTCGTCGAGATGCTCAATATACGCATGCGCGGCACGGGAATGGCCAGGTCCGGCGACCCGCGGCGAGTACTACCCCCCGGCGACTGAGGCCCGGGCCGGGTCTACAGGCGGACTCCGACTGCTTCCAGCGCGGGACGGACGAGCGACGCCCACCCCCTGTTGGCCAACGGACTTGCCGGGCTCGGGTGCGGCAGGCTGCCTATGATCACGTCGAGGTCGCCGACGACCTCCCGGGCCTTCTTCTCGGCAAACTTGCCAACACCCACGACAAACTCCGGCTCGAAACTCTCGACCGTCCGTCGCAGCGCTCGGTCGCAGGCCTTGTACATCAATGCGCGTTCGGCTTTCGGTAATTTCTCGGGGACGCGGTTGCGCCCCCCTTCCTCCATGAAGACCAGCGGGCAGTAGTTGGTCACGAAGAAGCGAGAAAAAAATCCCTCGGGCGTGTCGAAGGTGTCCTTGGCCCAACTCCACAGCCGCCGCCCACTGACCTCACTCCTGGGGCAGTCGAAGCCCTGGACAGGGCGCGCAGGGTGTTCGCGAGCTGGCTTGCCGATGGGCGTCTCGATACCCAGCCATCCGCGTACAAGGGCGATATCTCCGAAGGGCACACCGACCTGCGCCATGCCGAAAGGCCCGGGATTCATCCCGACAAGCAGTATTTCCCGCCGCCCCTGGCCGTACTTTTCGCAGTACAAGTCCCACGCCTCCCGGGCGTAAACGAGGGGGTTGTAGACGTGCGTGACCGGCGGGCCGAAGGTGAGGCCATCGAGGTCAGCCACGAGCTCATCGGTGATCTGCTTCAGCATCGCTCGCTCTTCGCGGTTTTTCTCTCGCCAGCCACGATGGCGACGACCATTGCCTTTGCGCCCGCTGCCTGCAACATGACGATGCGCGGCAGACAACACTGCCGCGACAACACCGCGCATGGCCGATTCAGATCGCAGACGATGGGACGAAAAGTACGAGGGCCGCAGCGTTGCGGCCCCTGCGCAGCCCGACCCCTGGTTGGCCGACAGCGTGGCTGGCCTCGCCCCGGGGCGCGCCCTGGAGCTGGCCTGCGGCACCGGCCACAACGCGACCTGGTTGGCTGCGCAGGGCTGGACGGTCGACGCGCTGGACATCTCGCCCACCGGGCTGGCGCTGGCCGAGGCGAGGGCCCGTAAACTCGGGCTGTCGGTAAACTGGATAGCCGCCGACCTCGACAGCTGGCGACCGCAACAGAAGGCCTACGACCTGGTGGTGGTAGTACGCTTCCTCGACCGCGAACAGCTACCCGGCATCGTGCTCGAAGCACTAGCCCCCGGTGGCCACCTGGTCTACGAAACCTTCAGCCACCTTCAGTGCGACCGCGAAGACAATCACCTGCGCAGCCGATCTTATGCCCTGGCGCCGGGCGAGCTCAGGCAACTGTACTCGGCGCTCGAAGAGATAAAGTACGAGGAAGTTGAACTGCCCGCGTCCTCGGTGGCGCGCCTGCTCGCGCGGTGCTGATGCAGCTCCCCCACCCGGGGCGAGTCCCGAGGGCGCATACCTCACCAAACCATCTCGACAACATCGCAGCGCCCGCTATACTGGATACACAGGATCTGCCCGCCGCCGCGCGAGCCCTGGCCAACCCATGTCACAGCTGAAAATTGAACAGAAGGTCCGAGAAATAATGTCCGGTATATTTGCCGTCGACGAGGCAGACTTAGACGAGAACTCGTCACTGGAAACCGTCGAGAACTGGGACAGCCTGCAACACGTAAACCTCATCATGGCGCTTGAAGAGGACTTCGGCGTGCAGATCGACGTGGACGACGCGCTTGAAATGGTGTCCTTCCCAGAGGTCGTTGCCACCATGCTGCGCTATAGCAACGCCGGGTAGCCGCGGGCGCGACATGAGCAACGAGGAAAACAACGGGTTTCGTACCCAGCCCCGGCTCATGACCTCTACCGACCTTGCCGGGGTGGTGGAGCTACACAAGGCCTGTTTCGAAGGATATTTCCTGACCGCCTTAGGCGACGCGGCCATAGGAGCCCTCTACTCACGCGCGGTTGATGACCCGAAGAGCGTAGCCTGCGTACTGCAGGACGACGACGGGCACATACAGGGCCTGGCCGTCGGCACGCTGAACCCGGCCTTTCACACCGGCCTGCTGCGCCGTAGTTTTGCGGCCTTTGCCAGCGGCGTAGTGCGCGGGCTGTTCACCGAGGCCACCGTGCGCAAAGGCATTGGCGAACGCCTCGGCTTTGTTTCGAAGATTTTCGTGGCCCGCGCCGACGACACCCTCAAAAAATCAGGCATCACTCCAAGCGAGCTTCCCGAGG
The nucleotide sequence above comes from Candidatus Binatota bacterium. Encoded proteins:
- a CDS encoding single-stranded DNA-binding protein, encoding MLKQITDELVADLDGLTFGPPVTHVYNPLVYAREAWDLYCEKYGQGRREILLVGMNPGPFGMAQVGVPFGDIALVRGWLGIETPIGKPAREHPARPVQGFDCPRSEVSGRRLWSWAKDTFDTPEGFFSRFFVTNYCPLVFMEEGGRNRVPEKLPKAERALMYKACDRALRRTVESFEPEFVVGVGKFAEKKAREVVGDLDVIIGSLPHPSPASPLANRGWASLVRPALEAVGVRL
- a CDS encoding amidohydrolase, which encodes MQVDDMILVSVDDHVVEPPDMFEQHLADKWKSRAPRVVRKKDGCDVWLFEGAQIPNIGLNAVAGRPPKEYGVEPTSYDQLRRATWDVDARIDDMNANGVLASMCFPSFPSFAGQLWANCEDKELALVMLRAYNDWHVDQWCGAHPGRFIPLAAPILWDPDEMGNEIRRLAKKGCHAISFSENPTKLGFPSLHDHYWDPLWQACSDEGTSVCIHIGSGEGMVFTSMDSPVDVMITVSPINVFGCAADLVWSRVLRDYPDLSIVLSEGGIGWIPYLLERMDYVYKQHHLWTHQDFAGKTPSQVFREHITTCFIDDKTGVELRHHIGVDNITWECDYPHSDSTWPHSPESLARCLEGVPDDEVNKISFENALRVFRLDPFATLSREECTVAALRARAGHVDLEPRSQGGNPPVDDPNAAVTSQHIIDQLSTAFASPFEQA
- a CDS encoding SDR family oxidoreductase, with the protein product MRFKDKVAVVTGAGQGIGEAYAKGLAAEGAALVVAELNAEQGQRVAGEIEAAGGRALFVETDVSNEESTVAMGKAAVEAFGGVDYLVNNAAIYAGMEMHSMLDMPMDYWDRFMRVNVNGALLATRAVYESMTERGGGAIVNQSSTAAWMAAGYYGIAKLALHGITHSLAAEMGWRNIRVNAIAPGPVDTAATRGVVPDGIIDDIVNGLHLKRVGQPTDMVGTCLFLLSDDASWVTAQILAVDGGQIIRA
- a CDS encoding TerC family protein, with protein sequence MELLTDPQAWLALATLTVLEIVLGIDNIIFITVLCDRLPEEQRHRARITGLGGAVVGRLLLLTTVVWIIRLSEPLFVALGREISPRDLILAGGGLFLLAKATREIHATMESDVEEAGQSSRTTMAAVLAQILVLDLVFSIDSVITAVGMAEQLEVMMAAVVIAIGFMMFFAASVGDFVNRHPSVKMLALSFLLLVGVALIADGMHVHIPRGYIYFAMSFSFFVEMLNIRMRGTGMARSGDPRRVLPPGD
- a CDS encoding SDR family NAD(P)-dependent oxidoreductase — protein: MEQVSGSDRLAARPGRGIAVTVPADSRVITPGGSALVTGASSGIGRELSLALGRRGMKLALVARRLPELELLATELIEAGAPRPLLLDCDVADRARVEECAAMLERELGAVDLLVNNAGYGHHRSFLDWDLDDMERMIRVNYLGSLYWTRLLLPAIVARGRGRLVFVSSVAGRLAVPGESAYAASKFALSGLAEALSLELEGSGVSVLTVYPGTVRTAFFDDEALAAMPAVAKRSMVETSELVEQVLAAIESGRRELTWPRFIAAGYVLRALLPALFRRSVLRSTS
- a CDS encoding class I SAM-dependent methyltransferase gives rise to the protein MADSDRRRWDEKYEGRSVAAPAQPDPWLADSVAGLAPGRALELACGTGHNATWLAAQGWTVDALDISPTGLALAEARARKLGLSVNWIAADLDSWRPQQKAYDLVVVVRFLDREQLPGIVLEALAPGGHLVYETFSHLQCDREDNHLRSRSYALAPGELRQLYSALEEIKYEEVELPASSVARLLARC
- a CDS encoding TIGR03619 family F420-dependent LLM class oxidoreductase; protein product: MKLGVALGVLNPAFHLEVAVEADRLGFESLWLPEHLVFPVAMSGSPLAGDHPPVPPDTPVFDCFAYLSFLAARTEQIKLGSHVYLLGLRHPLVGARAVQTLDLLSGGRALFGVGAGWLESECRVAGVEFSSRGRRLEEAIVVCRRLWNEREIEHHGEFFDFEPVMFEPKPPTVGGPPVHVGGQSNAALRRAARVGDGWIGVGNTPAQSAELVERLDSYRRDAGTEARPFENSVGAGVVSRDDLCRYEDAGVDRLVVAPWSRSPEAIDSLRGLAEELL
- a CDS encoding SDR family oxidoreductase — protein: MALALADAGASLALCDREGDEIALLAEELRSRGSKVVDVCLDLRDPDAVRAFVQAAVEGLGRLDVVINNAGGTFAGEFVGLSDKGVDSLVDENFGSVVNVIRAVSAHLGEGASIINITSVEAHRAAPGFAVYAAMKAAVESLTRSLALELGGRGIRVNCIAPDAIVTEGMPVVPSGLPLAREGRAEDVAAAALFLAGDGAAFITGDTLHVDGGEHCAGGWSRGEDGSFHLPTSVEDDEQ